Proteins found in one Candidatus Hinthialibacter antarcticus genomic segment:
- a CDS encoding SDR family NAD(P)-dependent oxidoreductase: MANMNSDSHTTQLTPLQKAAIALLEMRARLDASERSLHEPIAIVGMACRLPGGIGSPQEFWRALVDGVDLLSPVPSERWDAEALYHPTPGTPGKSYVRHGYFLRDADQFDPFFFEMSPREAKSLDPQQRLLLEVSWQALQDAQYPPERLSGSQAGVFIGIGQNDYAQRKLHGGDPAQVETFDGTGNGFCFAAGRVSHWLGLRGPNLAVDTACSSSLVALHLACQSLRLNECGFALAGGVQFMASPRVNLFLSQAKALAPDGRSKSFDAAADGFGRGEGCGVLALKRLSDAQRDGDRVLAVVRGSAVNHDGRSSGLTVPNAQAQQAVVRSAMKNAGVAPDEIDFIEAHGTGTALGDPIEARAIDAVFQGQRERPLWLSSVKANIGHLEAAAGVAGVIKTVLCLQHQQLPKQLLFQTPSPHIDWSALNVRVADHQIELNQGEAPPCAGVSSFGISGTNCHVVLSGVDRESALSITGTVAVPFKRQRYWLDEAAAPSVSILNDADALLQRLLASGEFNADEQQLLPKVIEAIQAFERPLKENLYETVWREEPLPDGPSCLQTQSAWLLLSDAGGVAAAVEQRLKARGQHVVMLPPGGDLDRALDELGRSDASMRAVLYFGALDAPPTDALTVEELQRSPESICGSMRRLLQAVAKRSDNNALKIWAVTQCACALPDDKGRVAIAQAPLHGFGKAAALEFPEHWGGLIDLGDGSHEDELNGLLLECAIGGSEMIAALRGAKRFVARLASCKRDSVNPILIDADATYWTIGGLGALGLQTAQWLVERGARSLVLTNRSGETEQTAIQVQALRAQGAVVHVWRGDVCDAGEMQKIVDRIQREAPSLKGVIHAAGAAGYQSIENLDETQMDNVMRSKTLGAWNLLNAVEDVSLDFILLYSSIASVWGSKNQSHYAAANHFLDALACDAAKQGCNAHSINWGPWPGDGMATESARDLLSTMGITPLSFKASFAAIQRVLSSGAAQTVAADVDWPRLSNLFEIHGRHRFFEELIDSAPTNVQPEQSGNALQTIEALADEERLGALRLHVQTIVADLLGYEGGQLPDAHDGFFQLGMDSLLAVDLKDRLVRSLGVSLAAPAVFSYPNAHDLAAHIFDNLGWSANTSAPAKNEDDDRTNEPVANEPDDALAKKLAQLESLLSDE, translated from the coding sequence ATGGCGAACATGAACAGCGATTCACATACAACACAACTAACGCCGCTACAAAAAGCCGCGATTGCGCTGCTAGAAATGCGCGCGCGGCTTGACGCCAGTGAGCGTTCGCTGCATGAACCGATTGCGATTGTCGGCATGGCTTGCCGCTTACCGGGCGGCATCGGTTCGCCGCAAGAATTTTGGCGCGCACTGGTCGACGGCGTTGATCTGCTTTCGCCTGTTCCTTCCGAACGCTGGGACGCGGAGGCGTTGTATCATCCCACGCCGGGAACGCCGGGCAAAAGTTATGTGCGGCACGGCTATTTTTTGCGCGACGCCGATCAGTTTGATCCGTTCTTTTTTGAAATGTCGCCGCGCGAAGCCAAAAGCCTCGACCCGCAGCAGCGCCTCTTATTAGAGGTGAGTTGGCAGGCGCTGCAAGATGCGCAGTATCCACCGGAGCGTTTGTCCGGCAGCCAGGCCGGCGTATTTATTGGCATCGGGCAGAATGATTATGCGCAGCGCAAACTACACGGCGGCGACCCGGCGCAAGTTGAAACTTTCGATGGTACAGGCAACGGCTTTTGTTTCGCTGCAGGGCGCGTCTCGCATTGGTTGGGGCTGCGCGGGCCCAATCTGGCGGTTGATACGGCGTGTTCGTCGTCGTTGGTTGCGCTTCATCTGGCTTGTCAAAGTTTGCGTTTGAATGAGTGCGGCTTCGCCTTGGCGGGCGGGGTGCAGTTCATGGCGTCGCCGCGCGTGAACCTGTTTTTGTCGCAAGCGAAAGCCCTGGCGCCGGACGGACGCAGCAAATCGTTTGACGCAGCGGCGGACGGATTTGGACGCGGCGAGGGTTGCGGCGTGTTGGCGCTCAAGCGCTTGTCAGACGCGCAGCGCGATGGAGACCGGGTGCTGGCGGTTGTGCGCGGCTCGGCGGTCAATCATGACGGACGCAGCAGCGGGCTGACTGTTCCCAACGCGCAGGCGCAGCAGGCCGTGGTTCGCAGCGCGATGAAGAATGCGGGCGTTGCGCCGGATGAAATTGATTTTATCGAAGCGCATGGGACCGGCACGGCGCTGGGCGACCCGATCGAAGCGCGGGCGATTGACGCCGTGTTTCAAGGCCAGCGTGAGCGTCCGCTTTGGTTGAGTTCCGTCAAAGCCAACATCGGCCATCTCGAAGCGGCGGCGGGGGTCGCGGGCGTTATTAAAACCGTCTTGTGCTTACAACATCAACAATTGCCAAAACAACTTTTGTTTCAGACGCCGAGTCCGCATATTGATTGGAGTGCGCTCAATGTGCGTGTTGCTGACCATCAAATTGAATTGAACCAAGGCGAAGCGCCGCCATGCGCTGGCGTCAGCTCGTTTGGTATTTCAGGGACCAATTGCCACGTGGTTTTAAGCGGCGTTGATAGAGAATCCGCTTTATCAATTACGGGGACGGTCGCCGTTCCGTTCAAGCGCCAACGCTATTGGCTTGACGAGGCGGCAGCGCCTTCGGTTTCTATATTAAATGACGCGGATGCGTTGTTGCAACGCTTGCTCGCGAGCGGTGAATTCAACGCTGACGAACAGCAGTTGTTGCCGAAAGTAATCGAAGCAATACAGGCGTTCGAGCGCCCACTGAAAGAAAATTTGTATGAAACCGTCTGGCGCGAAGAGCCGCTGCCGGATGGTCCCTCTTGTTTGCAAACGCAAAGCGCCTGGTTGTTGTTGAGCGACGCAGGTGGGGTCGCCGCAGCCGTAGAGCAACGCCTGAAAGCGCGAGGCCAACATGTCGTCATGTTGCCGCCTGGCGGCGACCTGGATCGTGCGTTGGATGAACTCGGTCGAAGCGATGCTTCCATGCGGGCCGTGTTATATTTCGGCGCCCTGGATGCGCCGCCAACTGATGCGCTTACGGTAGAAGAGTTGCAGCGATCGCCGGAAAGCATCTGCGGCTCCATGCGACGTTTGTTGCAAGCGGTCGCGAAACGCAGTGATAACAATGCGCTGAAAATCTGGGCTGTGACCCAATGCGCATGCGCATTGCCTGACGATAAAGGTCGCGTCGCGATTGCGCAGGCGCCCTTGCATGGTTTTGGTAAAGCGGCGGCGTTGGAGTTTCCCGAACACTGGGGCGGATTGATTGATCTAGGCGATGGCAGCCATGAAGATGAATTAAATGGATTGCTGCTTGAATGCGCAATCGGCGGCAGCGAAATGATCGCCGCCTTGCGGGGAGCGAAGCGCTTTGTCGCCCGCTTGGCATCCTGCAAGCGTGACAGCGTGAATCCAATATTGATCGACGCAGACGCAACTTATTGGACCATCGGCGGCTTAGGCGCATTGGGCCTGCAAACCGCGCAATGGCTGGTGGAACGCGGCGCGCGTTCGCTGGTGTTGACCAATCGCAGCGGCGAGACAGAGCAGACTGCAATACAAGTGCAGGCGCTTCGCGCGCAAGGCGCGGTGGTGCATGTCTGGCGCGGCGATGTATGCGATGCGGGTGAGATGCAAAAAATTGTTGACCGCATTCAGCGCGAGGCGCCGTCGCTCAAAGGCGTTATTCATGCGGCGGGGGCGGCGGGATATCAGAGCATTGAAAATTTAGATGAAACCCAAATGGATAACGTCATGCGCTCCAAGACGCTGGGCGCATGGAACCTGCTCAATGCAGTGGAAGACGTTTCGCTTGATTTTATTTTGCTCTATTCATCCATTGCTTCGGTGTGGGGTTCCAAAAATCAAAGCCATTATGCAGCGGCGAACCATTTTCTCGATGCGCTCGCCTGCGACGCTGCAAAACAAGGCTGCAACGCGCATAGCATCAATTGGGGGCCGTGGCCCGGCGATGGAATGGCGACCGAATCCGCGCGTGATCTGCTATCAACGATGGGAATCACGCCGCTCAGTTTTAAGGCGTCATTTGCTGCAATTCAACGTGTGTTGTCGTCCGGCGCCGCTCAAACGGTTGCGGCGGATGTCGACTGGCCCCGCTTGTCAAACCTGTTTGAAATCCACGGGCGCCATCGCTTTTTTGAAGAATTAATTGATTCGGCTCCAACAAACGTGCAACCGGAGCAATCTGGAAATGCGCTGCAAACAATCGAGGCGCTTGCTGATGAAGAACGCCTTGGCGCTTTGCGGTTGCATGTCCAAACCATCGTCGCCGACTTGCTGGGATATGAAGGCGGTCAACTGCCTGATGCGCATGACGGTTTCTTTCAACTGGGTATGGATTCGCTGCTGGCGGTCGATCTCAAAGACCGGCTGGTGCGGTCGCTGGGTGTTTCGTTGGCGGCCCCGGCGGTGTTCAGTTACCCCAACGCGCATGATCTGGCGGCGCATATTTTTGATAACTTAGGTTGGAGCGCGAATACAAGCGCACCCGCAAAGAATGAAGACGATGATCGTACGAATGAACCTGTCGCGAATGAACCCGACGACGCGCTTGCAAAAAAATTGGCGCAATTAGAATCATTGTTAAGTGATGAATAG